A part of bacterium genomic DNA contains:
- a CDS encoding RnfABCDGE type electron transport complex subunit A, with product MNLGLIFLSAFIINNILLIRFLGLCSFIGISTNLKSSAGMGIAVVFVTIMACSISWAVYQYLLIPFHLEYLRTTAFILTIASFVQFEEIIIRKKVPALYKAFGIYLPLITTNCAILAAAFLGIDYKFNFIQNVVFSFGISMGYCVVIILLASIRESLDTAPIPPAFRGVPIAFILTGLMSLAFLGFKGLFK from the coding sequence ATGAATTTAGGGCTTATATTTCTTTCTGCATTTATTATAAACAACATCCTTTTGATAAGATTTTTAGGACTATGTTCATTTATAGGGATATCAACCAATCTTAAGTCATCCGCAGGTATGGGTATAGCAGTGGTTTTTGTGACTATAATGGCATGCAGTATCAGCTGGGCGGTCTATCAATATCTTTTAATCCCATTCCATTTAGAGTATCTGAGAACCACTGCATTTATACTTACTATTGCCTCTTTTGTCCAGTTTGAAGAGATTATTATAAGGAAAAAGGTTCCTGCACTTTATAAAGCATTCGGTATATATCTACCACTTATTACAACAAACTGTGCCATACTTGCTGCTGCATTTTTAGGTATTGATTATAAATTCAACTTCATACAGAATGTTGTATTTTCATTCGGTATTTCTATGGGCTACTGTGTTGTCATAATCCTTCTTGCATCCATAAGAGAGTCATTGGACACAGCACCTATCCCACCTGCTTTCAGAGGGGTTCCCATTGCATTCATCCTTACAGGACTTATGAGTTTGGCATTCCTCGGCTTCAAAGGTCTATTTAAGTT
- a CDS encoding electron transport complex subunit E — MKLIEPKNLFAGIWKENPIFFLMLGLCPLLAVSSSLKDALGMGIAFIFVLTGANITVSLIRRFVPSHIRIPVFIVVIATFVTIADYSLAAYLPKLHRNLGVYLPLMVVNCIILGRAEAFASKNNIFNSALDGLGMGLGFTLAIVIIATLRELPGQGTLLGIKIFGENYKPFLIMIMPPGAFFVIGFLIAFRKSIGRRKRC; from the coding sequence ATGAAACTGATAGAACCCAAAAACTTGTTCGCGGGAATCTGGAAAGAAAATCCTATATTTTTCCTTATGCTTGGATTATGTCCACTACTTGCGGTTTCATCATCCTTGAAAGATGCACTCGGTATGGGAATTGCTTTTATCTTTGTCCTTACAGGAGCAAATATTACTGTTTCACTTATAAGAAGGTTTGTTCCATCACATATCAGAATACCTGTGTTCATCGTCGTTATTGCAACATTTGTTACCATTGCTGACTACTCACTTGCTGCATATCTTCCAAAACTCCATAGAAACCTCGGTGTATATCTGCCACTTATGGTAGTAAACTGTATCATACTCGGGAGAGCAGAAGCATTTGCTTCAAAAAACAATATCTTTAACTCTGCACTTGACGGGCTTGGTATGGGGCTGGGTTTTACACTTGCGATTGTTATCATAGCAACATTAAGGGAACTACCAGGACAGGGGACCCTTTTGGGAATAAAGATATTTGGAGAAAACTATAAGCCATTTCTTATAATGATTATGCCACCAGGTGCGTTTTTTGTCATCGGGTTTCTTATTGCTTTTAGAAAAAGTATAGGGAGAAGAAAAAGATGTTAA